A part of Planctomycetota bacterium genomic DNA contains:
- a CDS encoding SGNH/GDSL hydrolase family protein, with the protein MPANRKTSVLNRFVGLGLCAGLGSFVGLLGPATSSSAAEIVINTTGDSITEGFAPGSIDEVAWRFPLYEKLNGNPSSDDTFRFVGGLEEGMVGSAPADKAFHNGLSSRRFVNTNQGAASLNDSVEDSFRNPDLSPQTPDLILMLIGVNDLIAKTNSAGLTQAQGDFETALDSYLDKISADSPSTQIMIGTILPLSANGTGISGGNRGNNDFNSGDWDNDGDVDSLSERIHEWNQWLMTGDIITRLNAARGDTLASSAITIFDLAGEVLADPRVPSVSVPGEDYRLLQDPVTTANTDAYNDATPTNWDGLHPNAALYNVVADKWQAQVLASNVIPEPAAATIGLVGAGLLGLRRRQRSC; encoded by the coding sequence TTGCCCGCAAATCGTAAGACTTCCGTTCTGAACCGCTTCGTCGGACTCGGCCTCTGTGCGGGGCTGGGTTCGTTCGTCGGACTCCTCGGCCCGGCGACATCGTCGTCGGCCGCTGAGATCGTGATCAACACGACCGGTGACTCGATCACCGAGGGCTTCGCGCCTGGCAGCATCGACGAGGTTGCCTGGCGATTCCCGCTGTACGAGAAGCTCAACGGCAACCCGAGCAGCGACGACACGTTCCGCTTCGTCGGCGGACTTGAAGAAGGCATGGTCGGCAGCGCGCCAGCCGACAAGGCGTTCCACAACGGCCTGAGCAGTCGGCGATTCGTCAACACGAACCAGGGCGCGGCCTCGCTGAACGACTCGGTCGAGGATTCGTTCCGAAACCCGGACCTGAGCCCTCAGACGCCCGACCTGATCCTAATGCTGATTGGCGTGAACGATCTCATCGCCAAGACCAACAGCGCCGGACTCACCCAGGCTCAGGGTGACTTCGAGACGGCGTTGGACAGCTACCTCGACAAGATCTCGGCCGACAGCCCGTCGACGCAGATCATGATCGGCACCATTCTGCCGCTCAGCGCCAACGGCACGGGCATCAGCGGCGGCAACCGCGGCAACAACGATTTCAACTCCGGCGACTGGGACAACGACGGCGACGTCGATTCGCTGTCGGAACGAATCCACGAGTGGAATCAATGGCTCATGACCGGCGACATCATCACGCGGCTCAATGCCGCCCGTGGTGACACACTGGCGTCGAGCGCGATCACGATCTTCGATCTTGCCGGCGAAGTGCTGGCCGACCCGCGGGTGCCGTCGGTCAGCGTGCCGGGCGAGGATTACCGATTGCTGCAGGATCCCGTGACGACGGCAAACACGGATGCGTACAACGACGCGACCCCGACCAACTGGGACGGCCTGCACCCGAACGCTGCGCTCTACAACGTCGTCGCGGACAAGTGGCAGGCTCAGGTGCTCGCCTCGAACGTGATCCCCGAGCCGGCGGCAGCAACGATCGGCCTGGTCGGTGCCGGCTTGCTCGGGCTGCGTCGCCGTCAACGGTCCTGCTGA
- a CDS encoding lipopolysaccharide biosynthesis protein codes for MTAPATTLTSDITAPAKARRSNPFSNEALQGDLKNRTVRGGLITFLSQIARFVLKTGSTAVLARLLTPADFGLIAMVTVVTGFVELFKDAGLSMATVQRKEINHRQVSTLFWINVGLSIVVAGVVAGLAPVVAWWYGEPRLTLITLALAATLIFGGLCVQHRALLRRSMEYGRLARVEILSLTISLAVGIVAGWFGLGPWALVLMLAAGGAATFVLSFIESGWIPGRPGGLGEVREMLGFGGNLVGFSFVNYAGRNADNLIIGTSLGAGSLGLYSKAYGLLMLPLKQINAPLAAAMIPALSRLQDDPETFRRYYLRAITAIAYVTVPMTAMLACFSHEIVRLVLGPDWLEAADIFLVLAIAAVFQPVLSTVGWVCTAVGQTGRMLRWSFVNVPCIIAAFLTGVQYGTIGVATAYAIAVNVLIVPTFIYCLRGSPVAVGSVLRCLLGPSLIGAVALLIGASFRGGLSDIGDNTIASVVAAGAATFAAGAVAWLVRPIRRDLLASLATVKEAKKSKRKPVPSTTEASDEPSNP; via the coding sequence GTGACTGCACCCGCTACCACCCTCACGAGCGACATAACCGCGCCTGCCAAGGCGCGACGGAGCAATCCGTTCTCGAACGAAGCCCTCCAAGGCGACCTGAAGAATCGGACCGTCCGCGGCGGGCTGATCACGTTTCTTTCGCAGATCGCTCGATTCGTTCTCAAGACCGGCTCGACTGCCGTCCTGGCTCGACTGCTCACGCCCGCAGACTTCGGGCTGATCGCGATGGTGACGGTCGTCACCGGCTTCGTCGAGCTCTTCAAAGACGCCGGCCTGTCCATGGCGACGGTCCAGCGCAAGGAGATCAATCACCGGCAGGTCTCCACGCTCTTTTGGATCAACGTCGGCCTGTCCATCGTTGTCGCAGGCGTGGTGGCCGGGCTGGCTCCGGTCGTGGCGTGGTGGTACGGCGAGCCGCGGCTCACGCTCATCACGCTCGCACTCGCGGCCACGCTGATCTTCGGCGGACTCTGCGTGCAGCACCGCGCTCTGCTGCGACGGAGCATGGAGTACGGCCGACTCGCCCGCGTCGAGATCCTGAGCCTGACGATCAGCTTGGCCGTCGGCATCGTGGCTGGATGGTTCGGGCTGGGACCGTGGGCACTGGTGCTGATGCTCGCTGCAGGTGGGGCGGCGACCTTTGTGCTGAGCTTCATCGAGAGCGGCTGGATCCCCGGGCGGCCGGGCGGGCTGGGCGAGGTTCGCGAGATGCTCGGCTTTGGCGGAAATCTGGTCGGCTTCAGCTTCGTCAACTACGCCGGCCGCAACGCGGACAACCTCATCATCGGAACCAGTCTCGGGGCAGGGTCGCTAGGCCTCTATTCCAAGGCATACGGCCTGCTGATGCTGCCGCTCAAGCAGATCAACGCACCGCTGGCCGCCGCGATGATTCCGGCGCTGTCGCGGCTCCAGGACGATCCCGAGACGTTCCGGCGCTACTACCTGCGGGCGATCACCGCGATCGCCTATGTCACGGTTCCGATGACGGCGATGCTGGCCTGCTTCAGCCACGAGATCGTCCGGCTCGTGCTCGGCCCAGACTGGCTCGAAGCGGCCGACATCTTCCTGGTGCTCGCAATTGCCGCCGTGTTCCAGCCAGTGCTCAGCACGGTCGGCTGGGTCTGCACCGCAGTCGGCCAGACGGGACGGATGCTTCGATGGTCCTTCGTCAACGTGCCGTGCATCATCGCTGCCTTTCTGACTGGCGTGCAATACGGCACGATCGGTGTGGCCACCGCGTACGCCATCGCGGTCAACGTGCTGATCGTTCCCACCTTTATCTACTGCCTGCGTGGCTCACCGGTCGCTGTCGGCAGCGTGCTCCGATGCCTTTTGGGTCCGAGCCTGATTGGTGCCGTCGCGCTGCTCATCGGTGCGAGCTTCCGCGGCGGCTTGTCGGACATCGGCGACAACACGATTGCGTCGGTCGTTGCCGCCGGTGCCGCGACGTTCGCCGCCGGTGCGGTCGCCTGGCTCGTTCGCCCGATCCGCCGCGATCTGCTGGCCAGCCTCGCGACCGTGAAGGAAGCGAAGAAGTCGAAGCGGAAACCAGTTCCCTCAACAACGGAAGCGAGCGATGAACCCTCGAACCCGTAG
- a CDS encoding phosphoribosyltransferase — MNYRSIADMTRDLSGFVGKLPTDIDVVVGVPRSGMLAASILALLLNRRLTDLEGLFEDRLISSGRRAVSRSDQTIKKVLIVEDSVSVGESIKRVRQRIDDANLPYVVEYLAVYVTPGHHDLVDYSVAEVGPPRVFEWNVMHHEYLGRACVDIDGVLCVDPTREQNDDGERYLNFLRTAAPLRLPSLEIGWLVTSRLEKYREPTEQWLRDHGVAYRELRMMPAATPAERFRIGHATFKAKTYMETDSLLFLESEPAQASEIARLSGKAVLCIETMRLADRDAPQPASYRARSLHHKVKRRLKKWLR; from the coding sequence ATGAACTACCGCAGCATCGCCGACATGACACGTGACCTGTCGGGGTTCGTTGGCAAGCTGCCGACGGACATTGACGTCGTGGTCGGCGTGCCCCGCAGCGGCATGCTCGCGGCCAGCATTCTGGCTCTGCTGCTGAATCGACGCCTGACCGATCTTGAGGGACTCTTCGAAGATCGGCTCATCAGCAGCGGCAGACGTGCGGTCAGTCGTTCAGATCAGACGATTAAAAAGGTCCTCATCGTCGAAGACAGCGTCAGCGTCGGCGAGTCGATCAAACGCGTCCGACAACGCATCGACGATGCGAATCTGCCGTACGTCGTCGAGTACCTGGCGGTCTACGTGACGCCCGGTCACCACGACTTGGTCGATTACTCGGTCGCCGAAGTCGGCCCACCGAGGGTGTTCGAGTGGAACGTGATGCACCACGAGTACCTCGGCAGGGCGTGCGTCGACATCGACGGCGTGCTGTGCGTCGATCCGACGCGCGAGCAAAACGACGACGGCGAGCGATACCTCAATTTTTTGCGGACGGCGGCACCGCTGCGACTGCCTTCGCTCGAAATCGGGTGGCTCGTTACAAGCCGCCTGGAGAAGTACCGCGAACCGACCGAGCAGTGGCTCCGCGATCACGGCGTGGCCTATCGAGAACTGCGCATGATGCCCGCCGCTACGCCGGCGGAGCGATTCCGAATCGGACACGCGACCTTCAAAGCCAAGACGTACATGGAGACGGATTCACTCCTGTTTTTGGAGAGTGAGCCGGCCCAGGCGAGCGAGATTGCCCGCTTGAGCGGAAAAGCAGTTCTGTGCATCGAAACGATGCGATTGGCCGACCGGGATGCACCGCAGCCAGCATCTTATCGCGCCCGTTCACTGCACCACAAGGTGAAGCGTCGCCTGAAGAAATGGCTGCGATGA
- a CDS encoding CatB-related O-acetyltransferase produces the protein MGDYSYVEAGCRITGTRIGKYCSIAPNVTIGLASHPLGKAASTHPRFFRDAPEFGYDLTNRELHTEYNETTIGHDVWVGANAVIKDGVTVGNGAVIGAGAVVVRDVGPYAIVGGVPAKVIRQRFDDSTVERLQHLAWWDQDDEWLRRHLDKMLDVTQLIELSDAASAASLDHQA, from the coding sequence ATGGGCGACTACAGCTACGTCGAGGCCGGCTGTCGCATTACGGGAACTCGAATTGGCAAATACTGTTCAATCGCGCCAAACGTTACAATCGGATTAGCCTCTCATCCGCTCGGAAAGGCCGCCAGCACGCATCCGAGGTTTTTCAGAGATGCTCCTGAGTTCGGATACGACCTCACCAATCGCGAGCTGCACACCGAATACAACGAGACGACCATCGGGCACGACGTTTGGGTCGGCGCAAACGCTGTCATCAAAGACGGCGTCACCGTCGGCAACGGGGCCGTCATCGGCGCGGGGGCAGTCGTCGTTCGAGATGTCGGGCCGTACGCCATCGTGGGCGGTGTACCGGCGAAAGTGATACGCCAGCGTTTCGACGACAGCACCGTCGAACGGCTTCAACACCTGGCTTGGTGGGACCAGGACGATGAGTGGCTCCGGCGACACCTCGACAAGATGCTTGACGTCACGCAGCTGATCGAACTGTCCGATGCAGCATCAGCGGCGTCTTTGGACCATCAGGCATGA
- a CDS encoding glycosyltransferase family 4 protein, translating to MTRRVFFNFPFRLGLNGIGNTGWQQANALVELGHDVVIATPSCERRVPGAQTVETLTIAGMRVPLGRFGVERMLRAHGARAASVFRKLHGDALFDVVHCWPRGSMKLIDAARDAGVPTFYERPNTHVVHGFEVVHRENVRLGLADGPPPATDDRQRREVAEYDASDFLLCPSEAVADSFRDRGYADDRLIRTRYGCDLETFLVDPDQMKERPERPLTMLFAGKADARKGLHFALDAWHRTADARHGTGTFRVAGAIDDEYAAKLGPALSHDGVECIGFTNDVASEMRRADVFVLPSIEEGSALVTYEARASGCVVVASTAAGAPVEHDVDGLLHEPGDVDTLADQIAALSTDGDLLRRLRCRSMERASDLSWLAAGRSLAAGYEDGLRRRMPGIAEPETTPAGEPLPSLAT from the coding sequence GTGACCCGCCGCGTCTTCTTCAACTTCCCGTTCCGGCTCGGTCTGAACGGCATCGGCAACACCGGCTGGCAGCAGGCCAACGCACTCGTCGAGCTCGGCCACGACGTCGTCATCGCGACGCCAAGCTGTGAGCGTCGCGTCCCCGGCGCTCAGACGGTCGAGACGCTCACCATCGCCGGCATGCGCGTGCCGCTGGGACGATTCGGCGTCGAGCGGATGCTGCGAGCACACGGTGCCCGAGCCGCGTCGGTGTTTCGCAAGCTTCACGGCGACGCTCTCTTCGACGTGGTCCACTGCTGGCCTCGCGGGTCGATGAAGCTCATCGATGCGGCCAGAGATGCTGGCGTACCGACGTTCTACGAACGCCCCAACACGCATGTCGTCCACGGCTTCGAGGTCGTTCACCGTGAGAACGTCCGACTCGGCCTCGCGGACGGACCGCCGCCGGCAACGGATGATCGTCAACGCCGTGAAGTCGCCGAGTACGACGCGAGCGACTTCCTGCTGTGTCCTTCCGAGGCCGTCGCGGACTCGTTTCGCGACCGCGGCTACGCCGATGACCGGCTGATTCGCACGCGCTACGGCTGCGATCTGGAGACGTTCTTGGTCGATCCCGACCAGATGAAAGAACGCCCCGAGAGGCCGCTGACGATGCTGTTTGCTGGCAAGGCCGATGCGAGAAAGGGTCTTCACTTCGCCCTCGACGCGTGGCATCGCACCGCCGACGCCCGGCACGGCACCGGCACGTTCCGCGTCGCTGGCGCGATTGATGACGAGTACGCGGCGAAGCTTGGTCCCGCCCTTTCCCATGACGGCGTGGAGTGCATCGGGTTCACGAATGACGTCGCTTCAGAGATGCGGCGGGCCGACGTCTTCGTGCTGCCATCGATCGAGGAAGGCAGTGCGTTGGTCACGTACGAAGCACGAGCCAGCGGATGTGTTGTCGTCGCCTCGACCGCGGCCGGAGCTCCCGTCGAGCACGATGTCGACGGGCTTCTGCACGAGCCGGGCGATGTCGACACGTTGGCGGATCAGATCGCGGCGCTGTCGACGGACGGTGATTTGCTCCGCCGTCTCCGGTGTCGCAGTATGGAGCGGGCCAGTGACCTGAGCTGGCTAGCCGCCGGGAGGTCGCTGGCAGCGGGCTATGAAGACGGTCTTCGCCGTCGGATGCCTGGCATTGCTGAGCCTGAGACCACCCCGGCCGGCGAACCGTTGCCGAGCCTCGCCACCTGA
- a CDS encoding glycosyltransferase family 2 protein, whose product MPVSIVIPAHNEASVLPRCLDALRQDSSSDDLQIVVVANGCTDDTAEVARRAGAEAIETDVPSKSNALNLGDAACSHFPRLYLDADCVIFGADVLRLAEELETSGRLVASPSMDVDLRGRSWSVYAFYDVWTSASYVRTNLVGSGAYMLSEAGRQRFESFPDLTADDAFIRRSFKLDERWLSASTSYRITPPKDLESLIRIKTRAHFGNLELSRLMPELQTNEVAGEQRQWTSLLKQALRPWRIPKLAVYAYVMMRAKREARRRNLAGKAVAWERDDSSRQPPAKPSSSSHVAPV is encoded by the coding sequence TTGCCTGTCTCGATCGTCATCCCCGCACACAACGAGGCATCGGTGCTGCCGCGGTGTCTGGACGCGCTGCGGCAAGACTCGTCCAGCGACGATCTTCAAATCGTCGTCGTTGCCAATGGGTGCACCGATGACACCGCCGAGGTGGCTCGTCGAGCGGGAGCCGAGGCCATCGAGACGGACGTGCCGTCCAAGAGCAACGCCCTCAACCTCGGCGATGCCGCGTGCTCCCACTTCCCACGGCTCTACCTGGACGCCGACTGCGTGATCTTCGGTGCCGATGTGCTTCGTCTGGCCGAAGAGCTCGAGACTTCAGGCCGTTTGGTTGCCAGTCCATCGATGGACGTCGACCTGAGGGGTCGATCATGGTCGGTCTATGCGTTTTATGACGTCTGGACGAGCGCTTCCTACGTTCGCACCAACCTCGTCGGTTCTGGGGCGTACATGCTCAGCGAGGCCGGCCGACAACGGTTCGAGTCGTTCCCGGACCTCACTGCCGATGACGCGTTCATCCGGCGAAGCTTCAAGCTCGACGAGCGTTGGTTGTCGGCGTCGACGAGTTACCGCATCACGCCGCCGAAGGATCTTGAGAGCCTGATCCGCATCAAGACGCGGGCACACTTCGGGAATCTGGAACTATCGCGCCTGATGCCGGAGCTTCAGACCAACGAAGTGGCCGGCGAGCAACGTCAGTGGACGAGCCTCCTCAAACAGGCGTTGCGCCCTTGGCGCATTCCGAAGCTGGCCGTCTATGCGTACGTGATGATGCGTGCGAAGCGCGAGGCCCGGCGTCGCAACCTGGCCGGCAAGGCCGTGGCTTGGGAGCGAGACGACTCGTCTCGGCAGCCTCCGGCAAAACCGTCTTCGTCCTCTCATGTCGCCCCTGTTTGA